In Bacillus cytotoxicus NVH 391-98, the following are encoded in one genomic region:
- a CDS encoding BC1881 family protein, with translation MGKIPTEVLSKELMEREGIISITVREFEKIEVAGVVVSGPALILINQD, from the coding sequence GTGGGAAAAATACCGACTGAAGTCCTGAGTAAAGAATTGATGGAAAGAGAAGGGATTATATCTATTACAGTAAGGGAATTTGAAAAAATCGAGGTAGCAGGGGTTGTCGTATCTGGGCCAGCTCTTATTTTAATTAATCAAGACTAG
- a CDS encoding amino acid permease — protein MTELNKQNHELKRTMKSRHLFMIALGGVIGTGLFNGSGFIISQAGPGGAVLAFIAGGLLMYFVMLCLGELAVAMPVSGSFQEYATKFINPATGFTIGWLYWLSWANTTGLEFTTAGITMQRWLPGIPVWVWCLIFGVTIFTINALSARSYAETEFWFSSIKVSAIVAFIILGGAAMLGIIELKGNEPAPLLSNFIEHGGLFPNGIGAILLTMVTVNYSFQGTELVGIAAGESENPAKTLPRSIRNIIWRTMFFFVLAIFVLVTLIPWQEAGLTKSPFVAVFDRIGIPYAADIMNFVILTAVLSVANSGLYAATRMLWSLSKNSMAPAFLQKLSSRGIPLYALIMTISISGLSLLTSVVAAETVYLWLISISGVITIIVWMSICASQLLFRKQYVANGGKLTDLKFKTPLYPVIPILGFGLYGIILVSLLFIPNQRLGIYCTIPFIIFCYTYYYMKIRKNNNFESENTQKVYNVIEK, from the coding sequence ATGACAGAACTCAATAAACAAAATCATGAATTAAAACGCACGATGAAAAGCCGACATCTGTTTATGATTGCACTTGGAGGCGTAATTGGAACCGGATTATTTAATGGATCTGGCTTTATTATTAGTCAAGCTGGACCTGGTGGGGCTGTACTTGCTTTTATTGCAGGCGGATTGTTAATGTACTTTGTTATGCTATGTCTCGGTGAACTTGCTGTAGCAATGCCCGTTTCTGGATCTTTTCAAGAATATGCAACAAAATTTATAAACCCAGCCACCGGCTTTACAATTGGTTGGCTGTATTGGTTAAGCTGGGCAAATACGACTGGACTCGAATTTACAACTGCAGGTATTACAATGCAACGCTGGCTTCCAGGTATTCCTGTATGGGTATGGTGCCTCATATTTGGTGTCACAATCTTTACGATAAATGCCCTATCTGCTCGTAGTTATGCTGAAACTGAATTTTGGTTTTCAAGTATTAAAGTATCCGCTATTGTAGCTTTTATTATTCTTGGAGGCGCAGCTATGTTGGGCATTATTGAGTTGAAAGGAAATGAACCTGCCCCGCTGCTTTCTAACTTTATCGAGCATGGCGGCCTATTTCCAAATGGTATTGGTGCCATTTTATTAACAATGGTTACTGTAAATTATTCTTTTCAAGGTACAGAACTTGTTGGGATTGCAGCTGGTGAAAGTGAAAATCCTGCAAAAACATTACCGCGTTCTATTAGAAATATTATATGGCGGACAATGTTTTTCTTTGTTTTAGCAATTTTCGTTCTAGTCACTTTAATCCCTTGGCAAGAAGCTGGATTAACGAAAAGTCCTTTTGTTGCTGTGTTTGATCGTATAGGTATTCCGTATGCAGCTGATATAATGAATTTCGTTATCCTTACTGCAGTTCTTTCTGTTGCAAATTCAGGTCTGTATGCCGCAACTCGAATGCTTTGGTCCCTATCAAAAAATAGTATGGCCCCGGCATTTTTACAGAAATTATCATCTAGAGGTATCCCACTATATGCCCTCATCATGACAATATCTATTTCCGGATTATCTTTACTCACAAGTGTTGTAGCTGCTGAAACAGTGTACTTATGGTTAATTTCCATTTCTGGAGTCATAACTATTATTGTTTGGATGTCTATCTGTGCTTCCCAGCTTCTTTTCCGCAAACAATATGTAGCAAATGGCGGGAAATTAACAGATTTGAAGTTTAAAACTCCATTGTATCCCGTTATACCAATTCTAGGGTTCGGACTGTATGGAATTATATTAGTTAGCTTACTCTTCATCCCGAATCAAAGATTAGGAATCTACTGCACAATCCCATTTATTATCTTTTGTTACACATACTATTACATGAAAATAAGAAAGAATAATAACTTCGAAAGCGAAAACACTCAAAAAGTTTATAACGTAATAGAAAAATAA
- a CDS encoding sulfite exporter TauE/SafE family protein, with amino-acid sequence MAIILTMFAMGILLGFVGAGGAGFIIGVLTLIFQVPVHIALATSLTAMAFTTLSGVVSHYREGNVSLKIGGVVGIFGAIGSYVGSQFGAVIPAQLLHWFTASMLFLSAICMCIRLLYFHNQSKMNHEKGLSITILVKSMLLGLVTGSLAGAFGIGSAPFIQLGLMVLLGLTIQQSVGTTMLIILPIAIGGGIGYSSAGYLNYVLLVQVLIGTMLGAYLGAKFTNFAPRIVLKLSMIITPIAAGCLLLVE; translated from the coding sequence GTGGCTATTATTCTTACAATGTTTGCAATGGGGATTTTATTAGGGTTTGTTGGAGCTGGTGGAGCAGGGTTTATAATTGGAGTTTTAACTCTTATATTCCAAGTGCCCGTTCATATAGCTCTTGCAACTTCGCTAACAGCAATGGCATTTACAACACTTTCAGGTGTAGTAAGTCATTATAGAGAGGGGAATGTTTCTTTAAAAATAGGAGGGGTTGTAGGAATATTTGGGGCGATTGGATCGTATGTTGGCTCTCAGTTTGGGGCAGTAATTCCAGCGCAGCTTCTTCATTGGTTTACTGCTAGTATGCTATTTTTATCAGCCATATGTATGTGTATTCGATTACTCTATTTCCACAATCAATCGAAAATGAATCATGAAAAAGGATTATCTATCACTATATTAGTGAAAAGTATGTTACTAGGTTTAGTAACTGGAAGTTTAGCGGGTGCTTTTGGGATAGGATCAGCACCATTTATTCAACTAGGATTAATGGTATTATTAGGTTTAACAATTCAGCAATCGGTTGGAACGACAATGCTCATTATTCTTCCAATTGCAATTGGAGGTGGGATTGGTTATAGTTCAGCCGGATATTTAAATTATGTATTATTGGTACAAGTTTTAATAGGAACGATGTTAGGTGCCTATTTAGGAGCGAAATTTACTAACTTTGCTCCACGTATTGTTTTGAAACTGTCTATGATTATAACACCGATTGCAGCAGGATGTCTGCTGTTAGTAGAATAG
- a CDS encoding LrgB family protein, with product MIGFFCLLLTLFTYWISKKMYQRWNWSLLSPLLVCPIILIALLLGFDTSYETYNSGSHWLTELLKPATVAFAWPIYKYFDLLKKHASAILINVVVGSFLSVITSALLANAFKIDASLEHSLAPHIVTTPIAMAISEMIGGMSQLTAVFVVLTALTGALLGPSLIRLCRIKTAIAKGIMLGTSANGTGTSKAFEIGPVEGTIASLSMLLTAGASLVIVPLFLAWIH from the coding sequence ATGATTGGCTTTTTTTGTTTACTATTGACACTATTCACATATTGGATTTCTAAAAAAATGTATCAACGTTGGAATTGGAGTTTACTTTCTCCTTTACTCGTTTGTCCAATCATTTTAATTGCTTTATTACTAGGATTCGATACATCGTATGAAACATATAATTCTGGAAGTCATTGGTTAACTGAACTATTAAAACCAGCAACTGTAGCTTTTGCATGGCCAATTTATAAATATTTTGATTTATTAAAGAAACATGCAAGTGCTATTTTAATTAATGTAGTTGTAGGTTCCTTTTTATCAGTTATTACTTCTGCATTGTTAGCAAATGCTTTTAAGATTGATGCATCACTAGAACATAGTTTAGCGCCACACATTGTAACAACACCGATTGCAATGGCTATTTCAGAAATGATTGGCGGCATGTCCCAATTAACAGCTGTATTCGTAGTATTGACGGCATTGACAGGAGCTCTGTTAGGCCCTTCTCTTATTAGATTATGCCGCATTAAAACAGCGATTGCGAAAGGAATTATGTTAGGAACGAGCGCAAATGGCACAGGAACATCGAAAGCATTTGAAATCGGTCCTGTTGAAGGTACCATTGCAAGTTTATCTATGCTCTTAACCGCTGGAGCTAGTTTAGTCATTGTACCGCTTTTCTTGGCTTGGATACATTAA
- a CDS encoding CidA/LrgA family holin-like protein: MKWWKLSGQILLLFCFAWTGEWIAKQVHLPIPGSIIGIFLLLISLKFNLVKKEWIQDGADFLLKELILFFIPSAVAVIRYKDTLSQYGIDLIFIIMISTLCVTLVTGILTELLLKRKGSVQ, translated from the coding sequence ATGAAATGGTGGAAATTAAGCGGACAAATTTTATTATTATTTTGTTTTGCTTGGACAGGTGAATGGATTGCAAAGCAAGTACACCTCCCAATCCCAGGAAGTATTATCGGCATTTTTCTATTATTAATTTCGTTAAAATTTAACCTAGTGAAAAAAGAGTGGATTCAAGATGGTGCAGACTTTTTATTAAAAGAACTCATTTTATTTTTTATTCCTTCTGCTGTCGCTGTTATCCGCTACAAAGATACATTATCACAATATGGCATCGATCTCATTTTTATTATTATGATTAGTACTCTTTGTGTAACTCTTGTTACAGGAATCTTGACAGAATTGCTATTGAAGCGGAAAGGATCTGTACAATGA
- a CDS encoding M20/M25/M40 family metallo-hydrolase — protein MAKWQTKEELVQLLSNLVEIPSITGSKAETVLPDFVVEQLSSLSYFKENPSHLEKHPTGDGRYFITALVKKEKHLKNTIVLVSHFDVVDVEDYGIWKEYAFQPQKLTSMFYSHKDEVPYPVQQDIEQGDWLFGRGIMDMKCGLTLHMAMVEQACEGSFDGNILLLTVPDEEVNSVGMRTAVPKLLELAKEHDLQYKAVLNSEPMFTCYPGDQNKYIYTGSIGKVLPGFLCYGKETHVGEPFAGLNANYMASLLTAELELNTELCDIVEGEASPPPTNLLQRDLKEEYSVQIPHRAVTLFNLFLLEKTMPDVVSLLYKKAMGVAEKIEETYAKQAYHFSKYNPFIPPSLKVNVLTYEELVAYAIEQHGKEAIDKMQAIVLENRGGKDDRAITIELVDRLAILCKEKGPMIILFFAPPYYPAVSSRNNPFIQSAVAELESYGHDQHGVTFKTQNYFGGISDLSYVGLQYPVEAMTSLVENMPLWNKGYSIPLQELAEFNVPVLNVGPVGKDAHQWTERLDVDYAFETLLDMLPVCIDRLLARNQMSQV, from the coding sequence ATGGCAAAATGGCAGACAAAAGAAGAGTTAGTACAATTATTGAGTAATCTTGTTGAAATTCCTAGTATTACTGGATCAAAAGCTGAAACAGTATTACCAGACTTTGTTGTTGAACAACTATCTAGTCTATCGTACTTCAAGGAGAATCCTAGTCATTTAGAAAAACATCCAACAGGGGATGGACGCTATTTTATTACAGCTTTAGTAAAGAAAGAAAAACATTTGAAAAATACAATTGTTTTAGTGAGTCACTTTGATGTTGTAGATGTAGAGGACTATGGCATATGGAAAGAATATGCATTTCAACCTCAAAAACTCACATCTATGTTTTATTCACATAAAGATGAAGTGCCATATCCTGTTCAGCAAGATATAGAACAAGGTGATTGGCTATTTGGTAGAGGGATAATGGATATGAAGTGCGGTTTAACTTTGCATATGGCAATGGTTGAACAAGCTTGTGAAGGGAGTTTTGATGGGAATATTCTTTTATTAACTGTCCCAGATGAAGAGGTGAACTCTGTAGGAATGAGAACCGCTGTTCCAAAATTATTAGAGCTTGCAAAAGAACACGATCTTCAGTATAAAGCAGTCCTCAATTCTGAACCAATGTTTACATGTTATCCAGGAGATCAAAATAAATATATTTATACAGGATCTATTGGAAAAGTATTACCTGGTTTTCTTTGTTATGGAAAGGAAACGCATGTAGGAGAACCGTTTGCGGGATTAAATGCGAATTATATGGCTTCATTATTAACTGCGGAATTGGAATTAAATACGGAACTTTGTGATATTGTAGAAGGCGAAGCAAGTCCACCTCCGACAAATTTATTGCAAAGGGATTTAAAAGAAGAGTATTCGGTACAAATTCCTCATCGTGCAGTGACATTGTTTAATTTATTTTTATTAGAAAAAACGATGCCAGATGTTGTTTCGTTGCTATATAAAAAGGCAATGGGAGTAGCGGAGAAAATCGAGGAAACGTATGCGAAACAGGCATATCATTTTTCTAAATATAATCCGTTTATACCGCCCAGTCTAAAAGTGAATGTACTCACTTATGAGGAATTGGTTGCTTATGCCATTGAACAACATGGAAAAGAAGCAATTGATAAAATGCAAGCGATTGTTTTGGAAAATCGCGGGGGAAAAGATGACCGTGCAATTACGATTGAACTTGTGGATAGGTTAGCCATTTTATGTAAAGAAAAAGGGCCAATGATCATACTGTTCTTTGCGCCACCTTACTATCCGGCTGTAAGTTCTCGTAATAATCCATTCATTCAAAGCGCAGTAGCAGAACTAGAAAGTTATGGACATGACCAACATGGAGTTACATTTAAAACTCAAAATTATTTTGGCGGAATTTCTGACTTAAGTTATGTAGGATTACAATATCCAGTTGAAGCAATGACTTCACTTGTAGAAAATATGCCTTTATGGAATAAAGGGTATTCGATTCCACTACAAGAATTAGCAGAGTTTAATGTTCCTGTATTAAATGTTGGACCTGTAGGAAAAGATGCGCACCAGTGGACTGAGCGTTTAGATGTAGATTATGCGTTTGAAACATTATTGGATATGTTACCAGTATGTATTGATAGATTACTCGCTAGGAATCAAATGTCACAAGTATAG
- a CDS encoding DUF3903 domain-containing protein, with protein sequence MISKYVVECVFCEQNRTSRRTTVTVSATSHTLAIEKVTNECKRRFGKSLLLQTEITEEYSAYQKKS encoded by the coding sequence ATGATTTCTAAATATGTTGTGGAATGTGTCTTTTGTGAACAAAATCGAACATCGAGAAGGACAACGGTTACGGTATCTGCTACTTCTCATACTCTCGCCATTGAGAAAGTAACGAATGAATGTAAACGCCGCTTTGGGAAATCTCTTCTATTACAAACAGAAATTACTGAAGAATATAGTGCATATCAAAAAAAAAGCTGA
- a CDS encoding chromosome segregation protein — translation MEYVLICVILALLAVAFVLFYKNKQLESEKQQVDFEKAQVIENYQGEIAATVENYEQQQETIKNIEKQKYNDLKVKAAREIENMRMMKSELTMQHSKERSEMQQKHNHEVQILQNFIADLKVYSKNVAEIHTHELLHNMKQQFIQQEIVKENEIYMIPNIFLPKISSRTKRKMKNRRIHHVLLLRTGIYVIETVECKGRIIHGLTKDNAGIFSFMVDEIGKYQYEHNQEETFIFIKEEQTGTLKVVNEGNVVYKIQYLSESLYEYLKEKNAEIIKEEVKPVIYFENERNQYEIIDCSHERVPRLKDREQFIMYFKNVLLNEKVLYTAKELQEIKTVIEQIDKVIAQK, via the coding sequence ATGGAATATGTGCTTATATGTGTCATTTTGGCTTTATTAGCTGTAGCATTTGTATTGTTTTATAAAAATAAACAGCTAGAATCTGAGAAGCAACAAGTAGATTTTGAAAAAGCACAAGTCATAGAAAACTATCAAGGGGAGATTGCTGCTACAGTTGAAAATTATGAACAGCAGCAAGAAACGATAAAAAATATAGAAAAACAAAAATACAATGATTTAAAAGTGAAAGCAGCTCGTGAAATTGAAAATATGCGAATGATGAAGAGCGAACTCACAATGCAACATAGTAAAGAGCGCAGTGAAATGCAGCAGAAACATAATCATGAAGTACAAATATTACAAAATTTTATTGCAGATTTAAAGGTGTATTCAAAAAATGTAGCGGAAATACATACGCATGAACTATTACATAACATGAAACAACAATTTATTCAGCAGGAAATTGTAAAAGAAAATGAGATATACATGATTCCAAATATATTTTTGCCGAAAATATCAAGCAGAACAAAAAGGAAGATGAAAAATCGCCGTATTCATCATGTGTTGTTATTAAGAACAGGCATATATGTGATTGAAACAGTAGAATGTAAAGGAAGAATCATACACGGTTTAACAAAAGATAATGCAGGGATCTTTTCATTTATGGTTGATGAAATAGGAAAGTATCAATATGAGCATAATCAAGAAGAAACGTTCATTTTTATAAAAGAAGAGCAAACGGGAACTTTGAAAGTAGTAAATGAAGGCAATGTTGTTTATAAGATACAATATCTTTCGGAAAGTTTATATGAGTATTTAAAAGAGAAAAATGCAGAAATTATAAAAGAAGAAGTAAAGCCGGTTATATATTTTGAGAATGAGAGAAATCAATATGAAATAATAGACTGTTCTCATGAACGAGTCCCAAGATTGAAAGATAGAGAACAATTTATTATGTATTTTAAAAATGTGCTGTTAAATGAAAAAGTGTTATATACTGCAAAAGAATTACAAGAAATAAAAACCGTGATAGAACAGATAGACAAGGTGATTGCTCAAAAATGA
- a CDS encoding S-layer homology domain-containing protein, protein MKKGLYNVFAMSIALQVVMIPSDSFAAPLEKTIELSTDEQALKSIENHMKHEDGRGDSQEANSEVQGDFLVHIKKETSIYESSDLKEWTGKNFSKQVVKASKRKGNAYYIQTRNEAGWIQHIDNHVEVRNIYPLSNKRLVIHEETALYSSPFDSFQEESTLQPQTVVAIGQAGDWFQVETNEGKKWIHSSNVAFEGTKASLIQNNEMPTYKKREAGLYYAAPSALKIGSVYGVPFTEWIVPKGNDNIRPGYAMDPKYITIHETDNYSVGAGARNHAQYLYNQATGDTDRSASWHFTVDDKEIYQHLPLNENGWHAGDGSNGTGNRQSIAIEIAVNQDGNYDKAVENARKLTAYLMGELHIPIENVKKHQYWSGKICPAIMIQRGAWNAFLQGAKSYYDENHQDDITGGWYEQDIRELAAKGIMVGDGNGSYWPNRLVTRGEFANFISRSLQLPEGSSTFTDLNEAHPSLVDGINRAASAGIINGRGDNTFDPNDTIKRDEVVIMIDRALQYKGITGTLVEVPFSDQNLAYDKQALKRVYGLGIVKGNENNEFMPKGTATRGESAAFINRMLYVIER, encoded by the coding sequence ATGAAAAAAGGACTTTATAATGTTTTCGCAATGTCAATTGCATTGCAGGTGGTAATGATTCCAAGTGATTCTTTTGCAGCACCGTTAGAAAAAACGATAGAGTTATCAACAGATGAGCAAGCGTTGAAAAGTATTGAGAATCATATGAAACATGAAGATGGACGTGGTGATAGTCAAGAAGCTAATAGTGAAGTACAAGGGGATTTTCTGGTACATATAAAAAAAGAAACGTCAATATATGAATCATCGGACTTAAAGGAATGGACTGGGAAGAATTTTTCTAAGCAAGTGGTGAAAGCTTCAAAGAGAAAAGGAAATGCTTATTACATTCAAACACGAAATGAAGCAGGGTGGATACAACATATAGATAATCATGTTGAAGTTCGAAATATTTATCCATTATCGAATAAGAGACTCGTTATTCATGAAGAAACTGCTCTGTATTCTTCACCTTTCGATTCATTTCAAGAAGAAAGTACATTACAACCTCAAACAGTTGTAGCGATTGGACAAGCGGGAGATTGGTTCCAAGTTGAAACAAATGAAGGGAAAAAGTGGATTCATTCCTCAAATGTAGCGTTTGAAGGGACAAAAGCATCCCTTATTCAAAATAACGAGATGCCAACTTATAAAAAACGTGAGGCAGGTCTATATTATGCAGCACCGTCTGCTTTAAAAATAGGATCTGTTTATGGGGTACCATTTACAGAATGGATTGTCCCAAAAGGAAATGATAATATTCGTCCTGGTTATGCAATGGATCCAAAGTATATTACCATTCATGAAACGGATAATTATAGCGTTGGTGCAGGGGCTAGAAATCATGCTCAATATTTATATAATCAAGCAACAGGGGATACAGATCGCTCAGCATCTTGGCATTTTACAGTGGATGATAAAGAGATTTATCAGCATCTTCCGTTAAATGAAAATGGTTGGCATGCAGGAGATGGATCCAATGGAACAGGTAATAGACAATCCATTGCGATTGAGATTGCTGTAAATCAAGATGGGAATTACGATAAAGCGGTAGAAAATGCTCGGAAATTAACAGCTTATTTGATGGGAGAGTTACACATTCCTATAGAAAATGTGAAAAAACACCAATATTGGAGTGGGAAAATTTGTCCCGCAATTATGATTCAACGCGGTGCGTGGAATGCTTTCTTACAAGGTGCAAAAAGTTACTATGATGAAAATCATCAAGATGATATTACAGGTGGATGGTATGAACAAGATATTCGCGAATTAGCTGCGAAAGGAATTATGGTTGGGGATGGAAATGGTTCCTATTGGCCAAATCGTCTTGTGACGCGCGGAGAATTTGCAAATTTCATTTCGCGATCATTACAGCTGCCAGAAGGAAGTTCAACGTTTACAGATTTAAATGAAGCTCATCCATCATTAGTAGACGGTATTAATCGTGCAGCAAGTGCAGGAATTATTAATGGTCGAGGAGACAATACGTTTGATCCAAATGATACAATTAAACGTGATGAAGTTGTCATTATGATTGATCGTGCTTTACAGTATAAAGGTATCACAGGAACTTTAGTTGAAGTACCATTTTCTGATCAAAACTTAGCATATGACAAGCAAGCATTAAAACGTGTCTATGGATTAGGAATTGTAAAAGGAAATGAAAATAATGAATTTATGCCAAAAGGAACAGCTACTCGCGGCGAATCAGCAGCATTTATAAATAGAATGTTATATGTAATAGAGAGGTAA
- a CDS encoding IclR family transcriptional regulator: MPVQSIDRAISIIKLLYSENDKEHWAISDIADRTHLPVSTVHRILNSLMEHGLVTQIPETKHYTIGPMWMEVGLRQLEKVDYRSVAREVMKRLAYEVEESVYLNIPNGTHSIIIERIDSPLKIRVIDNLGEQIPLSIGAANKTILANMKTNEVEHIVDQLLPSISEQKQRLFDQLTVIRREGYAVSYGEKTEGTASIAAPIIGFNHKVVGAISIGLISERINEERLAFLVNQVINAANEISIKIGGTGKE, encoded by the coding sequence ATGCCTGTGCAATCTATTGATCGAGCAATCAGTATTATAAAACTATTGTATTCAGAAAATGATAAGGAACATTGGGCTATTTCTGATATAGCTGATAGAACACATCTGCCAGTTAGTACAGTGCATAGAATATTAAATTCTTTAATGGAACATGGATTAGTTACACAGATTCCGGAAACGAAGCATTATACAATCGGACCGATGTGGATGGAAGTAGGTCTACGGCAATTAGAAAAAGTAGACTATCGATCTGTCGCAAGAGAAGTAATGAAACGCTTAGCATATGAAGTGGAAGAAAGCGTATACTTAAATATTCCAAATGGGACACATTCTATTATTATTGAGAGAATAGATAGTCCTTTAAAGATTCGTGTTATCGATAATTTAGGAGAACAAATTCCACTTTCCATCGGTGCTGCTAATAAAACGATACTTGCGAATATGAAAACAAATGAGGTAGAACATATTGTAGATCAGCTATTGCCTTCTATATCAGAGCAAAAACAACGGCTATTTGATCAGCTTACTGTGATAAGAAGAGAAGGATATGCGGTAAGTTATGGTGAGAAGACAGAAGGAACCGCATCAATTGCTGCACCCATTATAGGTTTTAATCATAAAGTGGTAGGAGCAATCAGTATTGGATTAATTAGTGAACGGATTAATGAGGAGCGATTGGCTTTTCTTGTTAATCAGGTTATAAATGCTGCGAATGAAATATCAATAAAAATCGGCGGAACAGGAAAGGAATAG